The stretch of DNA TATTTTGAATAtatgtaataatatttgaatatcGACAATTTttactttatcattttaaatttgaatgtaTTATCCATTTGACTTTGATTTCAACATCATGTATTTTTCTTTAGCAATGTTGTCCAAAATTTATCATAGATTATGCAGTACAAATTTAGTTGACACTTCTCATCTTAGTGTTAAGGATCATGACACTTTCTTTGGCAAATCAGTGCATCCccaaaaattaagaatttattGTGGCGCATTTGTCATGGTTGTTATCTACACCTGTTCGGCTCCGATACAAGGGTATTGAAAGTCCCACATGTTATGTCTTATGTGTGAAAAATGATGAGGATACTTTTCACTTGTTTTTAAATGCAAGAATAGTTACAATATGTGACCAGAACCAATTTTGCAGACATCAAAAGAGCAGCCTTGTTGGAACACAATCCACACTATGAATCTATGAAACTTTTGATCAACAATGGAGGAATTGATTTGGAagagagaggaagaagatgaatacaCATTAGGGAAAGTTTGTTCTCCTTATTCACAACACAAAACTGAATTTTACAATAGATGCAAGTGCATTATATAGCTATAATACTTGCACCCTAAGTTACACACTTGTAACTTGTAACAAACTCCCTAATTATTAGCTAACTaactaataagtaataactaCTAACTAACACTCTAACTAACTTTTATCTAGTTAGCTCACTCTAACTAACTTTTATCAACTTAGTTAATTACACTTAACAACCAATCAAAACACTTTAAAACAAGCTATTGCTTGTAACACAAGTAAACAACAACATATGAATTATAAACTAACAAGCCTGACACTGACACCACTACTTCATTTTCTTCTTGCTACAATAGTTAGACAGGGATAAAGATGGGGAGTTTGCTACAATTATATGGAGTATATGGAATCAACACAGTGACAATGTTTGGCGCATGAGGCTGCTACCCAAGAAGCTGTGTTTCAATGAATTTTCTCAATGATTGCAGGAATATCTAAACCATATGCAAACCCTACTGAAGTAGATGTGTTGGTTTAAACCATTGTGATTAACTCGAAAAAACAACCCTTTGATAAAGATTTTTTTGTTCTGATACAAATTAACTCTCAACAAATAGAATGAGATAGCTTTCAAAAGAAAGGATAAAACATTATGGCTCTCATAAGAGAGGTGCCCATGCCTTATGACTTTGGGTGGAGATGTGatgtctccctctcttgtggtcTTGGAGCATTGATCCTATTGTTTCCCTTAGGATCCTTTCTTGTgttcttaaataaataaataaggataAAGAAATTTGAGAGGACAAGATCAATACTCAAAGGTACAAATCAAAGGACCGATAATATCAACCTCATTAAAATCCTTACCAGTAAAACTCCAGTTAGGATCCTCTTTATTTTTTCGCTCCATTTATTTTCTCCATTATTATAGCTTTGAAGAATTTTAGAATGTATATTAAGTAATAGGATCCACAAAGTGTCACATAATtgtattgtatttatattttcaaaactttaATAATTGCAAAAATAGAAAGACTGCAAAATGGAGAGGATTTTGCCTTATAAACTCCTAAGGATAAAATtcagagaagaaaaaaagaatgcTGAATAAAATAACAAGCAAAGAGAAAGCTTTCAAAATACACTAGGTAGTTCGGTGAAATCTAGCTCATTTATGTAATGGGCCATTTATGTCGAAGCGATTTAGATCTGTCTATATAAAGCTCTTGTTAAACAAAATTACTTTTACCACCCTATCAGTTTTTCGCACGTCCTATGCCTTTCCCATTTTACCctttcactacttaagtagcggacgttataaaaataatttttttttgaaaaataacgtcagctacttaagtagcgacgTTATAAAGGTAGGGTGTTTTGGGggtgtctgctacttaagtagtggacggGGTGTTTTGGTAAATTCGTAAGGCGCGCGCCAGAATCAATATGGTGGCAAAAGTAAACCTCCTTGTTAAAAACATAAACTATCTAAATGATGCATATAATATATGACATTGATCGCAATATCTTTAAGTAACCTAATAGCTAGAAATGTATTGAGATTTGGGGTTCGAACCCAAACTTCTGCATATAAATGCAATATCTTTATAACTGAGCTGTACTCACAGAGATAAATCACCTTATATAAGTATCAAAAATGTGATGTATTGCAATTTGTAAACAATTTACTATAAAAATCATACGAAGCACCAAAGACATCAAACATGACACTATCACGTCAAACTAGTAATAGTTTGAGAAGATTTAAATGTAACtacacgtgtcagtgtcatGTTGTGTCAGAcaccaacaaatgttaaacaccAAAATTGTCTTCAATCTAATCTAAAGTGTCTGTGCCACTTAAAAAAGTAATTCAAAGTTAGCTAAGATAGCACTCAGCTAGCAACAAGCATTTAAACTTTATAAACATCGAATACATGAGATGGATACAAACACATGAATGACACATTCATAATGATGTGTTTACCACTTTACCTCTTACATTATGGTTCTTTGGTAGCTGCTTCTCAGACTTCTTCGTGGTTGAATCTATCCCATGCTTGATATATTCACTGAAGTGTGACTTATATTTCTCTGGTTCATCTTCCATCAGAACCTACAATGaatactataaaatataaaGGTTGTACCAAAATTTCTTGAAACCCTTACAATGAATGCACTATAAATAAGggcaacaaaaatacaaaatttgcaCTTGCCTTCATATAGGAAGAAACATGTCCACCAAAGATATATTTTCGATGAACCTCGGCATCAAGCTCTTTCTTCTCCTAGTCAAAACCAGCAAACCATTTATCACTGTGAGGAATATCCAAACCCCCATCCAACGCTCCCTGTAGTTCATAAGAACTATTTAAAACCATCGGCAAGAGCACAACAAACTAGCCTATTCCATTTCATTTCACTTCATTCTACACTATACCACCAATCGTAGCTATTCAGATGCACAATATGGAATACCTTGAGTGCACCAAAGACGCGGTTGACAGTTgtggttttaacttttaacaaGACAAACATCAAGGAGAGAACGGAATGGCCGGCCTTCTAGTGTTAGCAGGCTCAACTGAATAATCCTCTCCAGTAGCCTGAATATGATCAGACCAAAATTAATCTGCCACGGCCAATATTTGACAACACCGAGTACACCTGGAGGTGGTGTCCTTATAATTTTTGAAtgtattgaaattacaaaaaaaactatCCTGGTTATCATCTTTGAATGTATTCAAAAACCAATCTAACTAATGAAAGACACGATTGAAATCATACTCACTACGGAAAGACCCCTTCGATGATGTTTTAGTAATTTTGATACAAATTACAATCGAGAAAACCACTTAGTCTCTGTctctcactacaagaaaatatcaGATTTGCTACCAGAATTTTGCTACAAATTGCATTTCTAGTTAATCCCAATTAAAAATCCCACTGTTTGActgatgcattttttttttgacccaTTTGACGGATTCACTTCAAAAACTTATATTAactcattttttctttatttttccattatttattattttattttttatgcttattagttattacttattagtCTCTCAGAATCTCTTATTCACAATCATCTCTCAAAATCGAAAGAAAGGAATCACTTCTTCACAATCGCTTCTTCATCAGAATCACCAACGCCGTTCATCACCATCTTCGATTCATCACCAAATCGCATTCTCCGATTCATTACCAACGCCGTTCATCACCATCTTCGATTCACATCGGTATCTGATTCATCACCATCGTCGATGCAtccaatttcttcatctttcgAATCTGGATTCATTCTTCATCACATCGGTATCTATCATTCTTCATCTTTCTTCATCGCCGATTCATTCTGTATCTGATTCATCGCCATCGCTGATTCACTGATCTCACATCAAAAGCTTATATGTGAGTGATTGATTATGAAGTAGGATTTAGGTGTTTCAGCTTATATGTGTTTCAGCTTATATGTTTCAGCTTATATGTGTTTCAGCTTATATGTTTCAGCTTATATGTTTCAGCTTATTTGTTGGTTGAAGTACTAATAAGTCAGAGTATATGAATAGGTAGGGTAGTTCTAATCATTATTGTCAATGAATAGGTAGGTAGGGTAGTTCTAACAAGTTGTAATAGTTCCCTCAAACCATAATCATGATACCCGATCGAAGTTGGATGCTGCGAAGAAAGGATAAGTTAGACGAAAACTCTTCGTAGCTGAGAGCTTCAATGATGAGCAACTTGATTTGAATGAGCTGGATGCTAGTGATTATTATCAAGATGATGGATCCTTTGGAACAAGCAATGTTGTCATAGAAGATGaagaattttctttatttgatGCAAATTCCCCAATGGAAGATGTGGATATAAATGATATACATAAGTCAAAGAGTGCTCCACTTACTGACCAATTCATCGATGACAATGAATACAGTGTCAATAATGAATACTTAGATGAAGATGTGGACAAACAATGAGTTTTTGTTTCATTGtgtatttattttgatataaacagtgtatttattttttgtttcatttatgtatttaatttcCATCCAATTCATGTTACAAAATGGACTTTTTTTACTtattaacaaaaacaagaacaagTTGTATCTAGATATAATAACATGGCAATCCGAGGTAGAGGAAGTGGACTTGGTCGAGGGAGAGGTCGTAATCCACCTCAGCATTCCCCAGGTATATATGTCCCTTTAGTACAATTCTAGTTACTGCATCAGATTTTTAATACAATTCTAGTTACTGCATCAGATCTTCCTTCACATATAGGTGTTCAGAATAACTAGCACAAAAGGCAAAGGCTATACAAGTCTTCTGATTCTGAAGAGAGACATGAATACTACATTTATGATGGAGGAGCCAATCACAGGCGAGGTCAGAGTGATGCAAATAATGTGAAAAAATGTAAAGGAGTCAGTTTTGAATTTTCCAACAATATGAGGCAATTAAGTGGAGGAATTAGACATAGTCAAAGGCGAGGTCAGAGTGATCCACCAGAGCCTTCACAATCATGCACTAGTCcagcaccaccaccaccacacaTGTCATTTTCCCCAGGTACTGTTTATAAATGAGTTTCAACCTTTTTGTGATATTTTTAACCTTTGTGTGTTCTGTGTTAATGTGCTATGTGCTTGATATCATGCTTAAGTGAAGTTAAATTATGATAGAATCATACACATTCTCATTATTCAGCTGAGGTTATATTATTTCCCAGGTGTCAATAATGATAAGAACAAAAGACAAACGGAAGGACTGACTGGAGCTGATGCAAGAAAAAGTACTACTTATACACAGACAGCTTAATTATGATTATGTTGTAATTGGTATAGTTGTGACTTGTGAATTAAAGTGGTGTGAAATTAATGGATGAAGTTGGTTTATTAGATTATTTCCAgttctcttcttctttattttgaaattttgccAAATCAACAATGTTTTTGTGTGTCTAATTTTAGTCATCTCCCTGGTGTAGTGGTGTTGCTTCTGGTGAAGTTGTATTGTGCACTGATGTATATGAGTGGGGTTAGTTGAGGGTTGTTGTGTAGGAATGGAGTAGGTTAGGTGTCCAAAAGAATTGGGTGATGTCTGCATAATATTATGCAGCATTTGATTTTTCTACATGTTGTACCTTTTGGCTTTGGTTATGTTATTAATAAGACTTTATTTGGCCTCATTACAAAGAAATATGTTTGGTTCATAAAATTTGAAGagaaaagttttttaaaaaaattagaaaaaagcTGGAACGCAGCCAAACATAATACAATTAGTAGCagaattttctgcataatttgaCACAACAGAAGCATTGGGAGCTGCCCCTACCCAAgttttttttctgcataatttttgACACAACAGAAGCATCGATTTTTGCATCTGACTGTTGTGTCTTCATTTGTTGATCCATTGATTGTTCATTCATTAATACATGTAATAAGAACAATCACATTATTCATCTATATCTAGATTTAAATTCATGTTATTTCGCAGGTGTCAAGAATGACCAAAGCAAAAAAGAATGTCGAGGATTGATTGAGGCTGATGAATATTATGCCGATAATGATAGTGAAGATGAAGGGATACAAGTCATTCGAAAGAGAAAAAATCAACAACAGTCACGCAGGCAAGAAACAACTTCAATGCCATCAAGTGGAGGATCTCATGATAGGAGGAAAGTTATATCCGTTGAGGCCATCTCTAATCCGTAAGTTATATGCATAACATGTTTATaggaagaaaaaatagttgatTTTTAGTTTGAAGGCTTAAACTTCCATCCTGTAATTTGAAGGCTTAAACTTCGCTTATCTCGTATTGCTTTTACAccaattattttgtatttgaaaAATTCATCTAATATTTAATAATTCTATTAATAAGATTGGAtgacatttaatttaatttatatatatatttagtgcTAGTCAGTTGTGTACAATGTGACAAATTATTGACATTTAAGTCTAGTATGTGATGTTTTCTATACTTGTGAgtgttttaaaatgaaatttttcctGTGATTTTGTAACTGTTATAACTGCCTCATGGAATACAGTGTATACTCCCATTGATGAAGGTGGTCTTGGCATTAGGTCTCTGTCTAAGCTTAACCAAGATTCTAATCTAAAACTGTTTTATGGGATCTTATTAAATCCCACTTGCAGGAGGAGGTTTGTTCCCCATACTGTGACCCGTGATATTATATCTAGGGTGATCACGAGTATGCCTACTCCAGCTGAGAAGTGGAAGGATTATCCAATTGAAACGAAGGATGAGTTATTTAAAGATTTCATGGCAAGTATTTATGTGTTCCAgccttatatttatatttttatgtaggTGAAGCTATTTTATACATATTactttaacaaatcaaaatccAAAACTTAGAAGTAAGCTGAAGCTAGTTTATACATAATTATGCAGGGTAAATATAAGTTTCCCTCAGATTATGATCGTAATATGGCAAGAACTGTGTGGGAAAAAACATGCATGGATAGGTATCCTGATCATTTAAAAAATGCAAGAAACGCGGCCTTACGAGAAGTGAACTCAACGAATTTGGTCGACACTAAGGGCCATGGACCCAAAGGAATGAAGGCAGAAGTATGGGATGGTTTGGTCGACATTTGGTTGAAACCCGAGTGGAAAAAGAAGTCGGATGCTAATCGTTGTAATAGAGCTTCCTTACCTGATGCAGTCTTGCACACAGGAGGCTCCATAAACTTTGGTGAACATAAGAAGAGGATGGTAACTTTCTTTATAAACACTTGCACCGATATTTTTAGAGACGAAGTGCATATAGAGATGCTAATTGTTGGCAAATTTGGTGAACATAGGAAGAGGAATTGAAACATGAAGTATCATATAGGGATGTATATGACCGGGTTCATAAGAAGACAGATGGACAATATATCTCCCAACGCTCAAGAACGTATATTGTAAGTTACTTcaactttgaaaaagttaatTGTAATATGAATGTAGGTTGatgttaattattatattcaaaATGTTTGTCAGGAGTCATATGACACTGCCATGCTGGAAAAGTATGGAGAGGACTTCTCCAGTCATCCCATAGTTGATTCTAAAGTATGGACAAAATCGTTTGGTTACAAGAAGACGAGAAACACTTTTGTGGGTCGCAGCTTAGACCTTAATAGTTCTGTGCCTGCTTCATCTGCAGAGGCAAACATAATAGTTACATCAGAAGAATTTATCAAAAAAGCTGTTGATAGAGCAATGACTTCCTTTGTCCAGTCGCAGTTGGCTCCAATGTTGGAGCCAATCCTATCGATGATTCGGTCTATGCATAAAGCACCAATGCAACTTGATGTGGCTGAAAAAGTTCACAGAAATTAAGGTGATACACTATTTCCAATCTATTTTTTCTAGTGATATTTTTTTAGCTAAAATCGATCACATGTATGCTTGTTTAGTACCATTAGAAAATTGTTAACTTGATGGAATGATACAATTTTGAGTTTTATAGCATCAACTACTGCAGACTTGCATATTTTGGCATCTATCACCTCAGTTTTTTCTACTTGTTATCATGTTGTTAGATCTGAATATTTTTCTAATATGTGTTAGTTATTAAGGTGTTTTGCTTTTGTTGTTATGTCTGTAATCATGTGTTAGATAGTGAAGAGGGAGATGGAGACACAGGTAGCTATGGCTGATTTGAAGATGGTGGAGCAATGAAAGGGAGTTTGGAGAAAGTTGTGCAAACTTGTTTGGAGACACGGAGTTTTTTACTTGTTTGAAtgattaaatacaaaaaaacaaattaattagtAGTGGTACTGAGTATTGTTCACAATTGAATGATCATTGGATtcaattgaattgattttttgttGGATGATCATTGGATCCAATTGAATGATTTAATTTTAGCTTGATTAAGTTTCTTGAGTATTGAGTAATGTTTACTTTCAACTTGTGTTTTCATGTTATTCACCAAGTATGTATAGGCTTGCATAAGAAAATACTATTAATAGATTATTAAAATTGAATGATTTAAACAAATGCTTAATCATACAGACAATTAAGAAACCTTCAAAATGTGTTTTATGTAAATAGTTCTCAAAAAgctttttataataattaaaaatataattaaaaataaataaaattaaaagcttGGATATGGCTGCCAAATTACTAGGAATGTCTAGCTAGAGATTTATTGTGAAATTGTTTGTGGCAATATCCTAGCGAATTAGTTAGGAAACACAAACTTTTGAATATTATTTAACTAGGTATTAATTGGGAACTAGCTAGGATTTACTGtatattagttgcaaattagcTAGGAAATTTTTTGATAGGTGATTTGCCACCCAATCCATGCTACGCCCTATATGAcagctaattcacaacaaatctgTAGCTAACTCTGTTTTACTAGAGATTAGCTACGGAGTAGCTAGAAACACCTTCGTAGCAAATCtgatattttcttgtagtgtctATAGAGAACTCTCAATAGGTCATTGACgttatgaatatttcaaaatggTCTCTAACTCTGTTTAAAATGTAATGTTGGTCCCTATATTTAGCTACTTATATTTTGCTACTTACTATTAATTTGGTCTCTTTTAAGTTTATCCACTTAttcttattttagtttcaaaCATATTCTTTGAAGGACaaattaatatgaataaaatttaaccGAGTCAATCaccattttgaaatatttatacaaAGTTGGAGATTAATTTGGTGGTTTATTGGATTACAATCAATTAAGGTGGTGAGTCGTGACAAGCTTCAGCAGAACTAATGAAGAAAGCAGATGCTAACCATTTCAAATGAGTGATGACCTGCACTGCAATAGAGACAGGGAAGTAGCTAAGGAGAGGAGTGGAAAAAACcgaaatcaaaaaataaataaaaaactttgtTGGAGTTAAAGGAGGGTTCAGTGCAAGGTTTGGTTTGGGCTGGTCATGGAGTTTTTcatcttgtttttttttgctGGCCCAACATATATTAAACAACGAGTTCTTCTTTTCGTGCCCCATgagttttcaattttaccccCTCACTGGTGAGGTAGCGAGcgtgtaaaattgtaaaaattggaaaaaaaggGTTCGTCGGTTACTCATATCGATCCCACCTGTGTTGTTTAGTCACCATGATTGGAAGCGATATGGTAATTGATGAATGAAATTTTGTGTCCAAATTAGAAACGAGATGACTAACTGAAGCAGAGACCACTCAAATGGGACTTTCCCATGCAAAATGAGATTGTCCGATGTTGCTAAACTGATACGCGAAAAGCTAAGTGGTCACCTGGAGAATCAAAAACGAAACTTGGGTCTTACCACCAGAGAACAGTGAAGAATCTCACCCGGTTCTTCTCCATTAAGGGGGCACAAATTCACAAGAGGAACATGCACATCTTTTATCCCTTGGTGGGAACTTCCCGTTTGGTCCTCATTTGAATTTAAGTTTGAGTAATTTTTCTGACTAATAACAATATTTATGATGTAATTGTTTTATGTTCCGAGaataggcatgacaataaaactcatacccgtGGGTACCCGCTTTGACGAGGAAAACCTGAGTTGACcgggtttgggtttgagtttttcCTGATTTCAAAAGTTGGGTTCGAGGCGGGTAATGGGGACATTGagacccaccccgaacccgccccgcttatactaaaattagattttacctattttacattagaaacccttaaacaatttaaatttcttaaattacattcatatgtttatttttaatttgagaattaaacaaaccattttcattatttcctttctttatttaaaaaaatattgttgaaacaaaataatattagacatttaacttattttttgataaaaaaaatactaaaatacaatccaaattcatgtggaaagaggcgtaagGGGATACTCGAACCCCGTCGGGGATACCCGATacccgttgggtatgggtttgagGTTATGCATTTTATCCCCGCTCGGAATTGAGATGGATTTGGAGAGGGCAATATCCGTCCCCGCCCCTCCTCATTGCCATGCCTATCCGAGAAGGTTTACGTTGTAataaacacatttttaataaaatgtctATATTCAATTTTGGTAAAATTTACCTTTTTCTATTTCTGCTTCTGCATAATATGTAACAGAAGGGGTCACCGATTAACCAGTAAAATCCTGCCTAAACAGCGAACACATCCCATACCAAAAATATAAAGATTAAACCTGAACTTTTGAATAGCAACTACAACACAATACATTGAAATTAAGATaacctaaataaaaaatagtaaatttaaaataaatgggACTATGAATCAAATAAATTAACTACTTCAACTTTATTCTCCCCGAGTTCTCACATTGCCGTCATTTTGAAGTTTCATATGCACAAGACGCTTCCGTCCAAGAAGATTGACGGACAACGATATTCAACATCGGTCACCCTTCTTGCATCACTGCAGTTGAGACGACCGTTGAGTTGGCTCAACTGGTGCTTCAGATCAGCTAGTGTAACATCAACGTGGATCCTAAAAAGATTCAGTTTTCCATTGTTGTAGTAGACTGCAACTAGGTGAGTGTTCTTTCGGACTTGATAAATGTTCATTTTTTGTGTTGTGAGTTGAGACTGAACCAAACACCCCTATTTACACAGGTTTTTGGCGCGTTTTGGGGTTTGTTATATATAGGGAAGAGTTTTGCCGACTACGTAGAGAATGATGTTTTTTTCAAATCCAGGTATTGTTTCATCTAGGGGGTGTGAAAGGTGCAAATGTTGGAgttaggtaaaaaaaaaatcagcactGCTACATACGCTCTCTACCTAGATAGCGAGggggtattttgataattttatggGCCACATGAGAAATGGTACGAgcgtaaaaaaaaactctcttaTACAATAAGTAACCTTCTTTTTGGACTCTAAAAATTGATGTGTTGGAATATATCTTATCTGAAGTTCGTCATACCATCTTACGAGGTATTGTCTGTAAACTAGTATAAAATGGTGGAAATATATGATATCAATGTTTGAGAAGCATGCCCAAAGTTCAATTTAGTGGCTTCtccttcttctatttttcttctataattttaagccactttttttttaaaaaaataagagcTTCATATAAAATGTGTTTGGCCCAACTTTTACCTTAAAAGGAGAAAAGAAGCTAAAAAAATGCTGGGCCAAAATAGCCTTAGTCTTATTAAAATACATCATAAAATCTCATTATTAATTGGATAGTTGtccaaatttataaaatataaatttaaaaaatttgaattaccGAAAATTAAATACCTCAAAAAATAAAGTCATCCAAACACACATTACATTAGATATAAATCGACACCCGATAAAATCGAAACTTAAAAATTGTCATTGATAGGCTAAAATTTTACACTCTTAGTTTTTCTTAGGTGAGCCATTTTAAACCTAAATCCAACCGAACGGACGACCCTCTACAAACATACTAGTTTgtcttattttttctttaaaactaTAAATCACAACAAACAAAGTTGCCCTGCCCAGCCCATGTTCTAAGCTGGCCCATTAATCTTTAATTGCCTGACTCACTCACactcataataa from Trifolium pratense cultivar HEN17-A07 linkage group LG5, ARS_RC_1.1, whole genome shotgun sequence encodes:
- the LOC123883508 gene encoding uncharacterized protein LOC123883508 isoform X2, giving the protein MRQLSGGIRHSQRRGQSDPPEPSQSCTSPAPPPPHMSFSPGVNNDKNKRQTEGLTGADARKSVKNDQSKKECRGLIEADEYYADNDSEDEGIQVIRKRKNQQQSRRQETTSMPSSGGSHDRRKVISVEAISNPRRFVPHTVTRDIISRVITSMPTPAEKWKDYPIETKDELFKDFMGKYKFPSDYDRNMARTVWEKTCMDRYPDHLKNARNAALREVNSTNLVDTKGHGPKGMKAEVWDGLVDIWLKPEWKKKSDANRCNRASLPDAVLHTGGSINFGEHKKRMEEELKHEVSYRDVYDRVHKKTDGQYISQRSRTYISQLAPMLEPILSMIRSMHKAPMQLDVAEKVHRN
- the LOC123883508 gene encoding uncharacterized protein LOC123883508 isoform X4, yielding MKGYKSFEREKINNSHAGKKQLQCHQVEDLMIGGKLYPLRPSLILYTPIDEGGLGIRSLSKLNQDSNLKLFYGILLNPTCRRRFVPHTVTRDIISRVITSMPTPAEKWKDYPIETKDELFKDFMGKYKFPSDYDRNMARTVWEKTCMDRYPDHLKNARNAALREVNSTNLVDTKGHGPKGMKAEVWDGLVDIWLKPEWKKKSDANRCNRASLPDAVLHTGGSINFGEHKKRMEEELKHEVSYRDVYDRVHKKTDGQYISQRSRTYIESYDTAMLEKYGEDFSSHPIVDSKVWTKSFGYKKTRNTFVGRSLDLNSSVPASSAEANIIVTSEEFIKKAVDRAMTSFVQSQLAPMLEPILSMIRSMHKAPMQLDVAEKVHRN
- the LOC123883508 gene encoding uncharacterized protein LOC123883508 isoform X3 — protein: MRQLSGGIRHSQRRGQSDPPEPSQSCTSPAPPPPHMSFSPGVNNDKNKRQTEGLTGADARKSVKNDQSKKECRGLIEADEYYADNDSEDEGIQVIRKRKNQQQSRRQETTSMPSSGGSHDRRKVISVEAISNPRRFVPHTVTRDIISRVITSMPTPAEKWKDYPIETKDELFKDFMGKYKFPSDYDRNMARTVWEKTCMDRYPDHLKNARNAALREVNSTNLVDTKGHGPKGMKAEVWDGLVDIWLKPEWKKKSDANRCNRASLPDAVLHTGGSINFGEHKKRMEEELKHEVSYRDVYDRVHKKTDGQYISQRSRTYIRQT
- the LOC123883508 gene encoding uncharacterized protein LOC123883508 isoform X1 — protein: MRQLSGGIRHSQRRGQSDPPEPSQSCTSPAPPPPHMSFSPGVNNDKNKRQTEGLTGADARKSVKNDQSKKECRGLIEADEYYADNDSEDEGIQVIRKRKNQQQSRRQETTSMPSSGGSHDRRKVISVEAISNPRRFVPHTVTRDIISRVITSMPTPAEKWKDYPIETKDELFKDFMGKYKFPSDYDRNMARTVWEKTCMDRYPDHLKNARNAALREVNSTNLVDTKGHGPKGMKAEVWDGLVDIWLKPEWKKKSDANRCNRASLPDAVLHTGGSINFGEHKKRMEEELKHEVSYRDVYDRVHKKTDGQYISQRSRTYIESYDTAMLEKYGEDFSSHPIVDSKVWTKSFGYKKTRNTFVGRSLDLNSSVPASSAEANIIVTSEEFIKKAVDRAMTSFVQSQLAPMLEPILSMIRSMHKAPMQLDVAEKVHRN